One segment of Pseudodesulfovibrio sp. 5S69 DNA contains the following:
- a CDS encoding efflux RND transporter permease subunit, translating to MEPDKSRVQGLLPSFVRYFLTSQMSIILALASLLVGVAAIMVTPREEEPQIVVPMADVMVQVPGASAEEVEKLVTTPLERLLWQIDGVEYVYSTSSKDHTAVTVRFYVGENREDSLIKLYNTIMKNQDMVPSVVSGWVVKPVEIDDVPIVTLTLHADHGFEGRYTDFDLRRMAEELFHRLAEVEDISRVRLYSGRSREVRVELHPDRMAGFHVSPQEIAKALKGADSSLAAGHFMADDKDTPVVSESFLLSADDAASLVVGVFNNKPVYLRDVADIIDGPAEPTSYSRIGFSDLYMTEHGKEPENVSRPAVTIGLSKKKGVNAVGVADAVIKRAHELERDVLPEGVTLTVTRDYGQTAHAKVNDLLSSLLFAIITVIALLAFTLGWREALVVALAVPMSFSLALFVNYLLGYTINRVTLFALILSLGLVVDDPITNVDNIQRHIRMGLRDPLEATLAAVKEVLPPVILSTLAIIVSFAPLFFITGMMGPYMAPMAANVPLTVSFSTVAALTVVPWMAYLLLRNHKFRKPAPKDGTSGGKTGTRLQRWYGAIITPFLNRARNRWLLLFVILAGLGLCAGLVLMRMVPLKMLPFDNKNEFQILVDMPEGTTLERTDRAVRDFEAYLRTVPEVTDFVTYAGTPSPMDFNGMVRHYYWREQPNLADIRVNLKDKSERSMQSHAIGLRLRNDLQAIADRNGVRMKLVETPPGPPVIATLTAEIYGRPGMDYRSLIQGARHVESVMSTLPGLVDLDDSSETDRTMYDFVLDKEKAALHGVTTADVVDTLRMALSGSIPANVHLPNERQPLPVRMVLPVGLRTGPDTLGELRMKTASGAMVPLAELGSFREVPAEQPIYHKNLRRVAYVYAETASIPPGEAVIDLQSMLKKDPAQPGLTTEWAGEGEWKITLDVFRDLGIAFAAALVGIFILLVGQTGSFVMPTLIMSAIPLTLLGILPGFWLLNLVAGDTVGGFGDPVFFTATSMIGMIALGGIVIRNSLVLIEFIQSEVEDGVPLKQAIVQSGAVRMRPIVLTALTTALGAWPITLDPIFSGLAWALIFGLVASTLFTLVVVPSGYYALYGGKESDGETA from the coding sequence ATTTCCTGACCTCGCAGATGTCCATCATCCTGGCCCTGGCCTCACTTCTGGTCGGCGTGGCCGCCATCATGGTCACACCGCGCGAGGAGGAGCCGCAGATCGTGGTGCCCATGGCCGACGTCATGGTCCAAGTGCCGGGCGCGTCCGCCGAAGAGGTGGAAAAGCTCGTGACCACGCCGCTTGAGCGGCTGCTCTGGCAGATCGACGGGGTGGAGTACGTCTACTCCACGTCCAGCAAGGACCACACCGCCGTGACCGTGCGCTTCTATGTAGGCGAGAACCGCGAGGACTCGCTCATCAAGCTGTACAACACGATCATGAAGAACCAGGACATGGTGCCGTCCGTGGTCTCGGGCTGGGTGGTCAAGCCGGTGGAGATCGACGACGTACCCATCGTCACCCTGACCCTGCACGCGGACCACGGGTTTGAGGGCCGGTACACCGATTTCGACCTGCGGCGCATGGCCGAGGAGCTGTTCCACCGGTTGGCCGAGGTCGAGGATATTTCCAGGGTGCGCCTGTACTCGGGCCGCTCCCGCGAGGTGCGCGTGGAGCTGCACCCGGACCGCATGGCCGGGTTCCACGTCTCGCCCCAGGAGATCGCAAAAGCCCTCAAGGGCGCGGACAGTTCCCTGGCCGCCGGGCATTTCATGGCCGACGACAAGGACACCCCGGTGGTCAGCGAGTCCTTCCTGCTGTCCGCCGACGACGCCGCCTCCCTGGTGGTCGGCGTGTTCAACAACAAGCCCGTCTACCTGCGCGACGTGGCCGACATCATCGACGGCCCGGCCGAACCGACCAGCTATTCACGCATCGGATTCTCCGACCTGTACATGACCGAGCACGGCAAGGAGCCCGAGAACGTCTCCCGGCCCGCCGTGACCATCGGCTTGTCCAAGAAAAAGGGCGTCAACGCCGTGGGCGTGGCCGACGCGGTCATCAAGCGCGCCCATGAACTCGAACGCGACGTCCTGCCCGAGGGTGTCACCCTGACCGTGACCCGCGACTATGGCCAGACCGCCCACGCCAAGGTCAACGACCTGCTTTCCTCCCTGCTCTTCGCCATCATCACGGTCATCGCGCTCCTCGCCTTCACCCTGGGCTGGCGCGAGGCCCTGGTGGTCGCCCTGGCCGTGCCCATGAGCTTCTCGCTGGCCCTGTTCGTCAACTACCTTCTGGGCTACACCATCAACCGGGTCACCCTGTTCGCCCTCATCCTTTCCCTGGGCCTGGTGGTGGACGATCCCATCACCAACGTGGACAACATCCAGCGGCACATCCGCATGGGGCTGCGCGACCCGCTCGAAGCCACCCTGGCCGCCGTGAAGGAGGTCCTGCCTCCGGTCATCCTGTCCACTCTGGCGATCATCGTCTCCTTTGCCCCGCTCTTCTTCATCACCGGCATGATGGGCCCGTACATGGCCCCCATGGCCGCCAACGTCCCCCTGACCGTGTCCTTCTCCACCGTGGCCGCCCTGACCGTGGTGCCGTGGATGGCCTACTTGCTGCTGCGCAATCACAAGTTCAGGAAACCCGCGCCCAAGGACGGCACCTCCGGCGGCAAAACCGGCACCCGGCTCCAACGCTGGTACGGCGCGATCATCACCCCGTTCCTGAACAGGGCGCGCAACCGCTGGCTGCTGCTCTTCGTCATCCTGGCCGGGCTCGGCCTGTGCGCCGGGCTGGTGCTCATGCGCATGGTGCCGCTCAAGATGCTGCCCTTCGACAACAAGAACGAATTCCAGATCCTCGTGGACATGCCCGAAGGGACCACCCTGGAGCGGACCGACCGCGCCGTGCGCGACTTCGAGGCGTACCTGCGCACCGTGCCCGAGGTGACCGACTTCGTGACCTACGCGGGCACCCCCTCGCCCATGGACTTCAACGGCATGGTCCGCCACTACTACTGGCGCGAACAGCCCAACCTCGCGGACATCCGCGTCAACCTGAAGGACAAGTCCGAGCGCTCCATGCAGTCCCACGCCATCGGCCTGCGGCTGCGCAACGACCTCCAGGCCATCGCCGACCGCAACGGCGTGCGCATGAAGCTCGTCGAGACCCCGCCCGGCCCGCCGGTCATCGCCACCCTGACCGCCGAGATCTACGGCAGGCCCGGCATGGACTACCGTTCCCTCATCCAGGGCGCGCGCCACGTGGAATCGGTCATGTCCACCCTGCCCGGCCTGGTGGACCTGGACGACTCGTCCGAGACCGACCGGACCATGTACGACTTCGTCCTGGACAAGGAAAAGGCCGCCCTGCACGGCGTGACCACCGCCGATGTGGTCGATACCCTGCGCATGGCCCTGTCCGGGTCCATCCCGGCCAACGTGCACCTGCCCAACGAACGCCAGCCCCTGCCCGTGCGCATGGTTCTGCCCGTCGGCCTGCGCACCGGCCCCGACACCCTGGGCGAACTGCGCATGAAGACCGCGTCCGGGGCCATGGTCCCCCTGGCCGAACTCGGCTCCTTCCGTGAAGTTCCGGCCGAACAGCCCATCTATCACAAGAACCTCAGGCGCGTGGCCTACGTCTACGCGGAGACCGCGAGCATCCCGCCCGGCGAAGCGGTTATCGACCTCCAGTCCATGCTCAAGAAAGATCCCGCCCAACCCGGCCTGACCACCGAGTGGGCGGGCGAGGGCGAATGGAAGATCACCCTGGACGTGTTCCGCGACCTGGGCATTGCCTTCGCGGCCGCCCTGGTCGGCATCTTCATCCTGCTGGTCGGGCAGACCGGCTCGTTCGTCATGCCCACGCTGATCATGTCCGCCATCCCGTTGACCCTGCTCGGCATCCTGCCGGGATTCTGGCTGCTCAACCTGGTGGCGGGCGACACGGTCGGCGGGTTCGGCGACCCGGTCTTCTTCACCGCCACCTCCATGATCGGCATGATCGCGCTCGGCGGCATCGTCATCCGCAACTCGCTCGTGCTCATCGAATTCATCCAGTCCGAGGTCGAGGACGGCGTGCCCCTCAAACAGGCCATCGTCCAGTCCGGCGCCGTGCGCATGCGCCCCATCGTGCTCACCGCGCTGACCACCGCGCTGGGCGCCTGGCCCATCACCCTGGACCCCATCTTCTCCGGCCTGGCCTGGGCCCTGATCTTCGGGCTGGTCGCCTCGACCCTGTTCACCCTGGTCGTGGTCCCGAGCGGGTACTATGCGCTGTACGGCGGCAAGGAAAGCGACGGAGAGACGGCGTAG
- a CDS encoding class II fumarate hydratase, whose translation MFRIETDSLGEVRVPEEALWGAQTQRALTLFTIDGELMPREMIRAYAILKKGCALANGGAGKLDAERRDLIVAACDEILDGQHADMFPLPVWISGSGTQFNMNVNEVVANRCSQLAGRPMGSKEPVHPNDHVNMSQSTNDNFPTVMYMAVANEIIDRLLPSLTAMRQELSAKAGAWAEIVKIGRTHMQDATPLTLGQEFSGYASMLEDDERRIRAALETVFELTLGGTAVGTGVNSWPGFAEAAIGHIAELSGLPFVPARNRFAAQGSHDALVHVSAALKTLAGSLNKIASDIRLLSCGPRAGLGELIIPANEPGSSIMPGKVNPTQCEALTMVSLQAVANDLAVTLGGTGGVLEMNVYKPLIVRNVLHSVRLLGDGMNSFTEHLLKGLEPDRGRIAAHVAHSLMLVTALTPVIGYDKSAKIALHAHKTGQSLREAALELGFVTAEEFDRVVVPEEMIRPKG comes from the coding sequence ATGTTTCGAATCGAGACGGACAGCCTGGGCGAGGTCCGGGTGCCGGAAGAGGCGTTGTGGGGTGCGCAGACGCAGCGGGCGTTGACGCTGTTCACCATAGACGGCGAGCTGATGCCCAGGGAGATGATCCGGGCGTACGCGATCCTGAAGAAGGGATGCGCCCTGGCCAACGGCGGGGCCGGGAAGCTGGATGCGGAGCGGCGCGACCTGATCGTGGCGGCCTGCGACGAGATCCTGGACGGGCAGCACGCGGACATGTTCCCGTTGCCGGTATGGATCTCGGGCAGCGGCACGCAGTTCAACATGAACGTGAACGAGGTCGTCGCCAACCGCTGCTCGCAACTGGCGGGCAGGCCCATGGGCTCCAAGGAGCCGGTCCACCCCAACGACCACGTCAACATGAGTCAGTCAACCAACGATAACTTTCCGACAGTCATGTATATGGCTGTTGCAAATGAAATTATTGACCGGCTCCTGCCATCGTTAACCGCCATGCGCCAGGAGCTTTCGGCCAAGGCCGGTGCGTGGGCGGAGATCGTCAAGATCGGGCGGACGCACATGCAGGACGCCACGCCCCTGACCCTGGGGCAGGAGTTTTCCGGCTACGCCTCGATGCTGGAGGACGACGAGCGGCGCATCCGGGCGGCGCTCGAAACCGTGTTCGAGCTGACCTTGGGCGGCACCGCGGTGGGCACCGGGGTGAACAGTTGGCCCGGATTCGCCGAGGCGGCCATCGGGCATATCGCGGAACTGAGCGGGCTGCCGTTCGTCCCTGCCCGGAACCGGTTCGCGGCGCAGGGCAGCCACGACGCGCTGGTACACGTCTCGGCGGCGCTCAAGACCCTGGCGGGTTCCCTGAACAAGATCGCCTCGGACATCCGGCTGCTGTCCTGCGGGCCGCGCGCCGGGCTGGGCGAACTGATCATCCCGGCCAACGAGCCGGGCTCGTCGATCATGCCCGGCAAGGTCAACCCGACCCAGTGCGAGGCCCTGACCATGGTCTCGCTTCAGGCCGTGGCCAACGACCTGGCCGTGACCCTGGGCGGCACGGGCGGAGTGCTGGAGATGAACGTGTACAAGCCGCTGATCGTGCGCAACGTGCTCCACTCCGTGCGCCTGCTCGGCGACGGCATGAACAGTTTCACGGAACATCTGCTCAAGGGGCTTGAGCCCGACCGGGGACGCATTGCCGCCCACGTGGCGCATTCGCTCATGCTGGTCACGGCCCTGACCCCGGTCATCGGCTACGACAAGTCGGCCAAGATCGCCCTGCATGCCCATAAGACCGGGCAGAGTCTGCGCGAAGCGGCCCTGGAGCTGGGCTTCGTCACGGCCGAGGAGTTCGACCGGGTGGTGGTTCCCGAGGAGATGATCAGGCCCAAGGGCTAG
- a CDS encoding LysE family translocator, whose amino-acid sequence MNMETYAAFVLFVIVMTGTPGAGNLTMMGIGQTTGFKSAIPFLIGATVGAVSLDTTVALGLGKIIQTSPNLAMIMKVCGTCYILYLGWKLLTMRLGSHTVNRRFTFWEGVILHPLNPKSWAMALVGFTQFADPSLPLPGQVAVFVLTFMVFQVSFHSAWGLAGAAILRTLKSGAVLTGVNCALVAVMVGATMYALFV is encoded by the coding sequence ATGAACATGGAAACATACGCCGCCTTCGTCCTCTTCGTCATCGTCATGACCGGCACGCCCGGCGCGGGCAACCTGACCATGATGGGCATCGGCCAGACAACGGGCTTCAAGTCCGCCATCCCCTTTTTGATCGGGGCCACCGTGGGCGCGGTCAGCCTGGACACCACCGTGGCGCTCGGCCTGGGAAAGATCATCCAGACCTCACCCAACCTCGCGATGATAATGAAAGTTTGCGGAACGTGTTACATTCTGTACCTCGGTTGGAAACTCCTGACCATGCGCTTGGGGAGCCACACGGTGAATCGCCGGTTCACCTTCTGGGAAGGGGTCATCCTGCACCCGCTCAACCCCAAGAGCTGGGCCATGGCCCTGGTCGGGTTCACGCAGTTCGCGGACCCGTCCCTGCCGCTGCCGGGGCAGGTCGCGGTCTTTGTCCTGACCTTCATGGTCTTCCAGGTGTCCTTCCACTCGGCCTGGGGCCTGGCCGGAGCCGCCATCCTGCGCACCCTCAAGTCCGGGGCCGTGCTCACCGGGGTCAACTGCGCGCTCGTGGCGGTCATGGTCGGGGCGACCATGTATGCTCTGTTCGTCTAG
- a CDS encoding PLP-dependent aminotransferase family protein gives MYLALADAIERDITAGTLAPGERLPTHRDLADVLRLNVSTVTRGYREAEKRGLISATVGRGTFVTSDAVTNSSMVSFEPCAPGMLELGLIAPLDHLDPEISEGFRRIARRKDPSALLRYSDPRGQAEHRKAGALWAERYGVPASAEDIIVCAGSQHALTCALGGLLQPGDRVAVDGLTYPGLKTLAAMLGLRLVSIAMDEYGMIPASLDAACRRDDIKALYLMPGVHNPTTASLPEARRNEIARLADKHDFILIEDDAYDLTDPGRIAPVGNRVPHRSVYIAGMSKSLAAGLRVAFTVAPQHMLKPLAQAVLNTIWMAPPLNVELTAMWITDGTADRVVAAKRAEAARRYMLACDILEGLRFRGKGTGFFLWLELPEPWTGYALEQAAARHGVNVFGAEKFVVGQSPAPNAARVSLTGTESLDQLKQGLLTLREILRGRP, from the coding sequence TTGTACCTGGCATTGGCGGACGCCATCGAACGGGATATCACGGCCGGGACGCTCGCGCCCGGCGAACGGTTGCCCACGCACCGCGATCTGGCCGACGTGCTCCGGCTGAACGTGTCCACGGTGACGCGCGGCTATCGCGAGGCCGAGAAGCGCGGATTGATCTCCGCCACCGTGGGGCGCGGCACCTTCGTCACCTCGGACGCGGTGACGAACTCGTCCATGGTCTCCTTCGAGCCGTGTGCGCCCGGAATGCTCGAACTCGGGCTCATCGCGCCGCTCGACCACCTGGACCCGGAGATATCGGAAGGCTTCCGGCGCATTGCCCGGCGCAAGGACCCGTCCGCGCTGCTGCGCTATTCCGATCCCCGCGGCCAGGCCGAACACCGCAAGGCGGGCGCGCTCTGGGCCGAGCGGTACGGCGTCCCCGCCAGCGCGGAGGACATCATCGTCTGCGCCGGGTCCCAGCATGCCCTGACCTGCGCCCTCGGCGGCCTGCTACAGCCCGGCGACCGGGTGGCCGTGGACGGGCTGACCTATCCCGGCCTCAAGACCCTGGCCGCCATGCTCGGCCTGCGGCTCGTGTCCATCGCCATGGACGAATACGGCATGATCCCGGCCAGCCTGGACGCGGCCTGCCGCCGCGACGACATCAAGGCCCTCTACCTCATGCCCGGCGTGCACAACCCGACCACCGCCTCCCTGCCCGAAGCCAGGAGGAACGAGATCGCCCGACTGGCCGACAAGCACGACTTCATCCTCATCGAGGACGACGCCTACGACCTGACCGACCCCGGCCGCATCGCCCCGGTGGGCAACCGTGTGCCGCACCGCTCCGTGTACATCGCGGGCATGTCCAAGTCCCTGGCCGCAGGCCTGCGCGTGGCCTTCACCGTCGCCCCGCAACACATGCTCAAACCCCTGGCGCAGGCCGTGCTCAACACCATCTGGATGGCCCCGCCCCTGAACGTGGAACTGACCGCCATGTGGATCACGGACGGCACCGCCGACCGCGTCGTGGCCGCCAAACGGGCCGAGGCCGCCCGCCGATACATGCTCGCCTGCGACATTCTCGAGGGACTGCGCTTCCGCGGCAAAGGGACCGGCTTTTTCCTCTGGCTCGAACTTCCCGAGCCCTGGACCGGCTACGCCCTGGAACAGGCCGCCGCAAGGCACGGCGTCAACGTCTTCGGCGCCGAAAAATTCGTGGTCGGGCAAAGCCCCGCGCCCAACGCCGCCCGCGTCTCGCTCACCGGGACCGAGTCCCTGGACCAGTTGAAGCAGGGCTTGCTGACCCTGCGCGAGATCCTGCGGGGCCGTCCGTAG
- a CDS encoding PAS domain S-box protein — MDLIIIASIGIQLAAAGLALFLIPETGRRWSWILIAAGLIGMVHRRVHTLYMFWEGRAQPDPAFELIGLLVSVIILLGVLQIRPIFRQLKAANEKLARSEERFRTVADFTYDWEYWRGPEGEFLYMSPSCERITGYPPSAFMKDPDLMFRMVHPEDRPMVKTHLFNEHRTLETDTLDFRIIRPDGTQHWLSHRCVPVTNEEGTFLGARASNRIIDQRVEAENRLRESRRLYRDLVEQSHFIVLEVDTEGKVFFINRWGLDFYGFREGELTGRDAVGLLLPATDDQGRDLRAHFRDLLERNPGHTFTEVEVMRRNETRATLSLGTSVIVDELGHATGILCIGIDITARKAAEKLKEDVERIVRHDLKSPLMGIIGLPRIMQEDENLSDRQKEMLQVVEEAGMQMMDLINQSLTLYKLESGTYEHQPQSVDWLAIIMRAVRDTSMHREPACSVETTLDGQKVKKGMQLVIQGDGTLLYGMAANLLKNAVEASGGQPVRVDVTSGDPCVLEIRNHLPVPEEVRHSFFDKYSTHGKHNGTGLGTYSARLAAEAHGGNIAMDTSPETGTVVRVTLPRGETAI; from the coding sequence ATGGACCTGATCATCATTGCTTCCATAGGCATACAGCTTGCGGCCGCCGGGCTGGCGCTGTTTTTGATCCCGGAGACGGGCCGCCGCTGGTCGTGGATACTGATCGCGGCGGGGTTGATCGGCATGGTCCATCGGCGGGTGCACACCCTGTACATGTTCTGGGAGGGCAGGGCACAGCCCGACCCGGCCTTCGAGCTCATCGGCCTGCTGGTTTCGGTCATCATCCTGCTCGGGGTCCTGCAGATCCGGCCGATCTTCCGACAGCTCAAGGCGGCCAACGAGAAGCTGGCCCGGAGCGAAGAGCGGTTCCGGACCGTGGCGGACTTCACCTACGACTGGGAGTACTGGCGCGGCCCTGAGGGTGAATTCCTGTACATGTCGCCGTCGTGCGAGCGGATTACGGGGTATCCCCCGTCCGCGTTCATGAAGGACCCGGACCTGATGTTCAGGATGGTGCATCCCGAAGACCGGCCCATGGTCAAGACGCACCTGTTCAACGAGCACCGGACGCTGGAGACGGATACCCTGGATTTCCGGATCATCCGGCCCGACGGCACGCAACACTGGCTGTCCCACCGCTGCGTGCCGGTGACCAACGAGGAGGGCACCTTTCTGGGCGCACGGGCCAGCAACCGGATCATCGACCAGCGGGTAGAGGCCGAGAACCGGCTGCGCGAGAGCCGCCGGCTGTACCGCGACCTGGTGGAGCAATCGCATTTCATCGTCCTGGAGGTGGATACCGAGGGCAAGGTCTTTTTCATCAACCGCTGGGGGCTGGACTTCTACGGGTTCCGCGAAGGGGAGCTGACCGGCCGCGACGCGGTGGGGCTGCTCCTGCCCGCCACCGACGATCAGGGCCGCGACCTGCGCGCCCATTTTCGGGACCTGCTCGAACGCAATCCGGGCCACACCTTCACCGAGGTGGAGGTCATGCGCCGCAACGAGACCCGCGCCACCCTGTCGCTCGGCACCTCGGTCATCGTGGACGAGCTGGGCCACGCCACGGGCATCCTCTGCATAGGGATCGACATCACTGCACGCAAGGCAGCGGAAAAACTGAAAGAAGACGTGGAACGCATCGTCCGCCACGACCTCAAATCGCCGCTCATGGGCATCATCGGCCTGCCCCGCATCATGCAGGAGGACGAGAACCTCTCGGACCGGCAAAAGGAGATGCTCCAGGTGGTCGAAGAGGCGGGCATGCAGATGATGGACCTGATCAACCAGTCCCTGACCCTGTACAAGCTCGAATCCGGGACCTACGAACACCAGCCCCAGTCCGTGGACTGGCTCGCCATCATCATGCGTGCCGTGCGCGATACCTCCATGCACCGCGAACCCGCCTGCTCGGTGGAAACCACCCTGGACGGCCAAAAGGTAAAAAAGGGCATGCAGCTCGTCATACAGGGGGACGGCACCCTGCTTTACGGCATGGCCGCCAACCTGCTCAAGAACGCGGTCGAGGCCTCGGGCGGTCAGCCCGTGCGCGTGGACGTGACCAGCGGCGACCCCTGCGTACTCGAAATCCGCAACCACCTGCCCGTGCCCGAAGAGGTCCGCCATTCCTTCTTCGACAAGTACTCCACCCACGGCAAGCACAACGGTACCGGCCTGGGCACCTACTCCGCCCGCCTCGCCGCCGAAGCGCACGGCGGCAACATAGCCATGGACACCTCGCCGGAAACCGGCACCGTTGTCCGCGTCACCCTGCCCCGAGGCGAAACCGCCATCTGA
- a CDS encoding LutC/YkgG family protein, which yields MTNEEYFLKRIRKALGRKSAPAAETLFTSRPQGELEGLLSRADRSRDERLELLGLLQQSAAPLNLNVHVAEDVQEAGRRIADLARASDTEWGGDKHVLMHDDPLLHSLDLPGLLADDPIAVDVARFHPGEDEPAGKQRLRAIAEQAYIGLTGVDWCAADCAAIALLSGPGHGRAVSLVPSIHIAVLPLNRLVADLPEGYALLENYGDLPASFTFISGPSKTADIEAQLVHGAHGPREMHLVVITG from the coding sequence ATGACTAACGAAGAATACTTCCTCAAACGCATCCGCAAGGCCCTTGGCCGCAAAAGCGCGCCCGCCGCCGAAACCCTCTTCACCAGCCGCCCCCAAGGCGAACTCGAAGGGCTGCTCTCGCGCGCCGACCGCAGCCGCGACGAGCGGCTCGAGCTCCTCGGCCTGCTCCAGCAATCCGCCGCGCCCCTGAACCTCAACGTCCACGTGGCCGAGGACGTCCAGGAGGCCGGGCGCCGCATCGCCGATCTGGCCCGTGCCTCGGACACCGAATGGGGCGGCGACAAGCACGTCCTCATGCACGACGACCCGCTGCTCCACAGTCTCGACCTGCCCGGACTCCTGGCCGACGACCCCATCGCCGTGGACGTGGCCCGCTTCCACCCCGGCGAGGACGAACCAGCGGGCAAGCAGCGTCTCCGCGCCATCGCCGAACAGGCCTACATCGGCCTGACCGGCGTGGACTGGTGCGCCGCGGACTGCGCGGCCATCGCCCTGCTGTCCGGCCCCGGCCACGGCCGCGCCGTGTCCCTGGTCCCGTCCATCCATATCGCTGTCCTGCCCCTGAACCGCCTCGTGGCCGATCTGCCCGAAGGCTACGCCCTGCTCGAAAACTACGGCGACCTGCCCGCCTCCTTTACCTTCATCTCCGGTCCGTCCAAGACCGCCGACATCGAAGCCCAGCTCGTCCACGGCGCACACGGCCCCAGAGAGATGCACCTGGTCGTCATTACGGGGTAA
- a CDS encoding 4Fe-4S dicluster domain-containing protein, whose product MSTTMPKVHIALMGMERVTATLAEHDMLLRLLTRGAAAQKVSTYVSFLGGPRQPGETDGPEEFHLVVIDNGRMKMLADPRFREVLSCIRCGGCLNICPVYGRIGGHAYNGPYPGPIGAVVMPLFQGVNQHADLCRGESLCGACKDICPVNNDLPRMLSELRHMLAYGDETWEVEPVDRSEARAFKAWSAAMSSRIAYNLLVKAGRLAQAPFVKDGALSKGVGPLAKWTATRDFPPVAKKTFAERWKTDHAKRLNETDHD is encoded by the coding sequence ATGTCCACGACCATGCCCAAGGTGCATATCGCCCTCATGGGCATGGAGCGGGTCACCGCCACCCTGGCCGAGCACGACATGCTCCTGCGCCTGCTGACCAGAGGCGCCGCGGCCCAGAAGGTCTCCACCTACGTCTCCTTTCTGGGCGGCCCCCGCCAGCCCGGCGAGACCGACGGGCCCGAGGAATTCCACCTGGTCGTCATCGACAACGGGCGCATGAAGATGCTCGCCGACCCCCGGTTCCGCGAGGTCCTGTCCTGCATCCGCTGCGGCGGCTGCCTGAACATCTGTCCGGTCTACGGCCGCATCGGCGGCCACGCCTACAACGGCCCCTACCCCGGTCCCATCGGCGCGGTGGTCATGCCCCTGTTCCAGGGCGTCAACCAGCACGCCGACCTCTGCCGGGGCGAGTCTCTGTGCGGCGCGTGTAAGGACATCTGCCCGGTCAACAACGACCTGCCGCGCATGCTCTCCGAACTCAGGCACATGCTCGCCTACGGCGACGAGACCTGGGAGGTTGAACCCGTGGACAGGAGCGAGGCGCGGGCCTTCAAGGCCTGGAGCGCGGCCATGTCCAGCCGCATCGCCTACAACCTGCTGGTCAAGGCCGGACGTCTCGCTCAGGCCCCGTTCGTCAAGGACGGCGCGCTCTCCAAAGGCGTCGGCCCGCTGGCCAAATGGACCGCCACCCGCGACTTCCCGCCCGTCGCCAAAAAGACCTTCGCCGAACGGTGGAAGACCGACCACGCCAAGCGCCTCAACGAGACCGATCATGACTAA
- a CDS encoding LUD domain-containing protein translates to MNQPSDKTYAELAHDAIGNEELHAAIRMIQDRIGKSAQALWRDEITPEHRRLAKEARLRTLDNLDEVLAALAEKIRARGGHVHFAATAEEARHYCLEVARKHDVRRVVKGKSMTSAEIGVDPLFESEGIEVVETDLGEYIIQLAGDTPSHIIAPCIHMNKRQIGKLFQEKLGIPYSEDPPTLTRAARKALREKLLTADMGLSG, encoded by the coding sequence ATGAACCAACCGAGCGACAAGACCTACGCCGAGCTGGCCCACGACGCCATCGGCAACGAGGAACTGCACGCGGCTATCCGCATGATCCAGGACCGCATCGGCAAGTCCGCCCAGGCCCTGTGGCGGGACGAGATCACCCCGGAACACCGCCGCCTGGCCAAGGAGGCGCGTCTGCGCACCCTGGACAACCTCGACGAGGTCCTGGCCGCGCTGGCCGAAAAGATCCGCGCCCGCGGCGGGCACGTCCATTTCGCGGCCACGGCCGAGGAAGCGCGTCACTACTGCCTGGAAGTGGCCCGCAAGCACGACGTCAGGCGCGTGGTCAAGGGCAAGTCCATGACCTCGGCCGAGATCGGCGTGGACCCCCTGTTCGAGAGCGAAGGCATCGAGGTGGTCGAGACCGACCTCGGCGAGTACATCATCCAACTGGCCGGGGACACGCCCTCGCACATCATCGCCCCGTGCATCCACATGAACAAGCGCCAGATCGGCAAGCTTTTCCAGGAAAAGCTCGGCATCCCCTACTCCGAGGACCCGCCCACCCTGACCAGGGCCGCCCGCAAGGCCCTGCGCGAAAAGCTTCTGACCGCGGACATGGGCCTGAGCGGCTGA